The Peromyscus maniculatus bairdii isolate BWxNUB_F1_BW_parent chromosome 14, HU_Pman_BW_mat_3.1, whole genome shotgun sequence genomic interval aggggtggaactcaggtcgtCGGGTCTggtggcaagcgctttacccacaGCCATATGTTGTCCCTCGTGTTTCTAGTTGTGATATGTGGTGGATACAGAAAAGTGTAAAGCCACGTATGTACAGCTTGAGGACTAAATATAAGGAACTGTCCATATACTGACCTCCCCAAGCAAGAGCAACATCATTAGCTTCCCAGGTCTCCATAGACTCTCCTTGATGTAGAAACATCCGCTCTTTAATGCAGCCTCACTGTTTTCACTCATgtgattatttcttttgttttccaaaattaaCCATTCTTGTATACATCTTTAAGcaaaacttttttaattttagccagTTTGTGACCTGAAATGAATGGAATGATATAATCTCTTTAATAGAGGTGTTTGTACCTTGTTTTACTCTCTGTCTTTGTGAGGTTCATTCTTGTTGTAGCTTAGTTTGGTATCAGTCATAGTATCCTGCCATGTTTACATACCACAACTTTTTAGTTAATGTCTCTGTTTTCTGATACTGGGctatgatgaacagtgctgttatgaattttatatttttaaaatatttttgatgtgtttggTAAAATACACATGGCATAGGATTGCCATTTTAAATTATCATTCAGTGTGTGATATTAAGACTATTTACATTATTGTGCAACTTCATTAGGCCAGTATCTAATGAAAATGGTAGTATTGTCCATTTTGATTATGATCTTGTCatctgtttaaaagaaaaatgttacctGACTTTTATAAAGATGAATGATGAAAGCCTCTGGAAATATTGTATACTTCATCACATAATGTAATTCCTGATTGTATAGAGCCATTATACTTATCTCTTCTCTcctttaaatgttaattttcatttaaaatagtttgtctttaaaaattaaaaaaacattattattttctatttttttgaggcagtgtctcatgTAACTCACCCCTTAGAATAAACttcttttttggatttttgagactgtgtagccctggctgtcctggaactctctttgtagaccaggctggcctcgaactcacagagatccgcctgcctctgcctctccaagtgctgggattaaaggtgtgcgccactatgtCCAGCTTAGAACAAACTTCTTTAGAGCAAGTCTTGTAAATGATTTATGTGTATTCAGTGTAAACCCAAAGCTGTAATGAAACATACTGATGATTCTACAGAATTTCAATGGTTTTCCAGgctgtttttccttctgtgatTATTCAAAGCAGTTTTGTATTTGCAAAAAAACGAGAGTGTGGTATACTCTTGTAGAAGTTTAGTGTCTTAGGTGCTATTATTGAAAGGTAAGCTCTCTGGAGGTGAATGCTGCATAAAGCTGTGGTGTTTTCCTTCACTAGATGATACTCCAAATCACACCAATTCCTCCAAGGAGGTCCCTTCTTCAGCTGTTTTGAGGAGCCTTCAGGTGAACGTGGGCCCAGACGGAGAAGAGACGAGGGCTCAGACTGTACAGAAGTCCCCAGAATTCCTGTCCACTCCAGAGTCGCCCAGCCTGTTACAAGATCTACAGCCAAGTGACAGCACTTCCTTTATCCTTCTTAACCTAACAAGAGCAGGTGCGTTTTGGTCCTTTCAGAACTCGACTCAGTTTTTAGGGGAAAAAGTTAGAGGCGGGCCAATATTTATACTGATAAGATGCAGAGAATCtttattatttgatttctttAGAGAGTTGGTGTGGTCTAGTGACTAGTTGAATAGATAAAAGAAGTACAGAGACTCTGTGATGACTCTGCATTTCCTCTTGTTCAAGTTTGTGAGATGGTTGGTTATAAATTTTGCCAAGTATAGAACAGTCTGCTCTGCATATTTTGGCTTTTATCATCCCTGTTCTTCTCTGCAGCAGGAGAATGCTGTCTGCTCCTTTAAGGCGTGTTGGGTGTTGGGTGCTGTGTATCAAAATGGTAAATGCCTTGGATATGGGTGGTTTCgatatgtagcactggctgtcctgaataTGGGATCCCTCTGCCTCATACTGCTGAGTGCAAGGACAGAGTGTGCCATTATGCCCTGCAACAGAAACATGCCTTGTTTAACAAATTAATGTGGTGCCCTTGACCAAGAGAGTGAGAGCCAGAACAGGCTTGGGGGAGGATGCTTAGTTCCACATGAGTCTGTTGGTGTTTTGATATTGGAGGCACACTGAGGAGGGAGTACCTTTAGAGAGTTTAAAATAGGAATGCAGAGTTCTGGAGAGGTGTGGTATAAAGTAGGCAGTTGGGCTGCTCATCACATTCAGAAAATGTGAAAGGATTCTTTGATTCTAGAGAAGCTGAAAGCATATGTAGAGAAAAGGTAAGCCTAGGACCAGGAGGGGACATTTAAGAGGACAGCAGAACAACAAGGAGAACTGGGAGAGGATGGTGAGTGGGAAGCCACAGGCACTAAATGATTCTATAGGATGCACTAGTGAGATTCAACGTCTGTCTGGTGACCTTTGCAAACATAATAATTATTGGAGGATAGATGTGGGGAGAGAATGGAATGTGACTGAATGGAAATACAAGTTAGAAGGTAGAGTTGTTTTGAAGCTGAGTACATACCTgtagctgaagcaggagggcaagtttgaggccagcctagacaacatagtgagaccttgtctccaacaaaccaacaaaaaacttgttgggcgtggtggcacacacctttaatcccagcacttgggaggcagagacaggtggatctctgagttcaaggccaacctggtctacagagtgaccaccagggctcttaactgctgcgccaTCTTTCCTGCTCCAGTGAGAGAATTTAACTGAAGCATACAAGAGAGAATGACTGAGCACGGGATTGGAATATTTCAGATGGGAGGTGGCCTGGTTGCCAGGAAAGAAGATTATGCCTCTGAAACAAGAGGAGGCAGAGTTAACAATAAGCGTGTGGGCTGAATGGAAAAGTGATATCTTAATTATTTATAAGAACAGAAACTTGAAGTGAGAAGGAAAGGTGGAGAACGATTTGATTCAGGACACACAGTCTCTGGGCCAGGGCTAGTAAAAGGATGTTGGCTAACCTCCCTGTGTTACTGTCCTCCTTCCAGGTCTGGGCTCTTCAGCTGAGCACTTTGTGTTTGTACAGGATGAGACAGAGGATTCAGGGAATGACTTCCTCTCTGGGGAGAGCACAGACAGCAGCATCCCGTGGTTCCTCCGGGTCCAGGAACTGGCCCATGACAGTCTGATTGCTGCTACTCGTGCCCAGCTGGCAAAGAGCGCCAAGACCAGCGGCAGCGGTGAGCCGCCTGTGGCGTTTCCTTTCTGGTTTGCCAAGCGGAGGTTTGGGTAGTGCAATAGCTGTGTTTTGAGTCGTGTTTAATTCcaattattttattgatgagAATGGAAGCCTAAAAATAAGTTGCCCTATTTTATAAAACAACTTGGCTTTGTCCACCAAATCAACTAAACCCATGTTTTGAATTTCCAACTTTTAAGAAAGGTACAGAGTATCTTTTAGAGGACAACCAGGGGCTGGGAATGATGGCACAAAACCttagtcccagcattcatgaggctgacacaggaggatttttaaggccaacatgggctacatAGCCCCTGTCtgctaaaaaagagaaaatagtacAGATTTTAAGGTTTTcttgaatgtttttattgtaaTCATTCTTAAGtatgtaaaaatacaaattttatataaactTTTTATATCCAGAGCTTTAAGAAGttaaaatagttaataaaaatacaactataagccgggcagtggtagcacccacctttaatcccaacactgggagtcagaggcaggcggatctctgtgagttcgaggccagcctgggctaccaattgagtcccaggaaaggcacaaagctacacagagaaaccctgtctcgaaaaaccaaaaaaaaaaaaaaaaaaaaaaaaaaagacagaaatcttAAGAGTGGCAAGTGGCATCTGTGACAAAAACCTTCTATAAACTCAGCCATAGCAACGGTTTTGTCTGAAAATACAGGATTTTATTtagttatgtatttatttggttttttgagatagggtttctctgtgtagccctggctgttttgaaaCTCTTtctatagactaggctagctttgaactcacaaaggtttgcctgtctctgcctcctgagtgctaggattaaaggcatgcgccaccactgcccccggCCAAAATGCAGGATTTTATTACCTAGAACTTCAAGTTACCTCTGTAGCCTCCACTCTGGGTGTTACTCCGCTACCAACTTGTGTTTTACAAAATGGtggcgttttttgtttttttagagtaGGGTTCTTTTTGAGACTATtcagtcaaggatgaccttgaatcctgatcctactgcatACACCTaaaagctgagattacaggtgtgtaccaccatgcttggctcctACAGAACAGTATTAATTCTGCTTTTGAAATAATATGAAAAGGAACCGTATttgatatttttacatttgtCAGAAACttggtcttgttaaataaaacaTGATATCCGTGGGTAATTCTCTGGATAGGGATATAGAGTACAAGCAGATATCTGATTAGTGATCACTAGGAATGAAATGTAGGAGTTTCATTGTTTGAACCTAAGTATCTCAGCAGGACTCTTCTCCGAATTGTAAGTGTGTCACTTGTTACAGGAGAAAATGGCCACCTTGGCTCTGGCGATGGGCAGCCCAAAGCTTCTGGGCCCCTTCCTCAAGTGGAGAAGAGACTTAAGTGCACAGTCGAAGGCTGTGACCGGACGTTCGTGTGGCCAGCTCACTTCAAGTACCACCTGAAAACCCATCGGTGAGCAAGTCATGGAGGAACTTGTCCTGATGGACAGGCTCAGGAAAGCCGGGGCTCCAGTCGTGCTGGCTGAGACTGTCTTCTTAGTCAGGTGTGAGGAGAGATACGCACCTGTAATCTCGGCCTCCAGTCTGGGCTATAGCAAGACCTTGGCTCAGAAACCAGGATCTCTGGCTCTTGTTTGGTTTTAGATGGAATCTTATGCTTCCCAAGTTGCTACAAATTCTTTGAACTTAAATGATCTtgctacctcagcctcccaagtgttgtgtTTACAGGCATGCTGCCTAGCACGAAGCctcctgtttggtttttgtttttgttgttgtggtatGCACGTGTGCACAGATatcaatgcaggcaaaacacccatatacatgaaaataaataaaataaaaatgacagcaaCAACAATATATGTGCCTAGGCTGTTACCTTTAATCTGAGAGTTAGTGTTGAGTCGGGTGGGgcttttataattttatcaaGCCTGGTTATTTTGGTATATCCAGGTTTGGAGTTTATTGTGTGCCTTGAGAGGCAGTAGAGATGCTTGTTACCACCTGACCAGTGTTTTCAGGTCATGTTGCTTATGATGTCTTCACAGGAACGAGCGCCCCTTCATCTGCCCTGCAGAAGGCTGTGGGAAAAGCTTTTACGTGCTGCAGAGGCTGAAGGTGCACATGAGGACACACAACGGGGAGAAACCCTTTATGTGCCATGAGTCTGGGTGTGGTAAACAGTTCACCACAGCTGGCAACCTGAAGAACCACCGTCGCATCCACACAGGTGTGGTGTGCAGCTCTACATTCCCTCATTGGCCCTGCTTCTGCTTGCCGCTTGCTTATGCTTAGGAGAGGAGTCTGGGAGTAGAAGTGAAGATAGAGTGTTGTTCCTAGATGCTGAAGGgagattttcttcatttcagtgtcttgtgccttctcttcaTTGTCAGTAGTCAGTAAAATTTATCCAACTTCATCTGTGTGTGAGGAATGGACAGCATTGGTTTCTGTCTCCAGAAGCCTAACTTGTAGGAAGAAATGTACGGTCGTCATAGATAGCAGTGACACCAGGAGATGATGGACAAGTCAGCCTGTTTTCCAGTCTCTCTGAACGTTGTACGGTTGCTTTTGTTGAGTCATACAGATGTTACAGAGCATTAAATACGAGATAAGACACAACCCCTGAACTTGAGGGGCTTGCTTTCTTGTTAGAGCTCACGACATGAGAAATAGAATAAATGTCAGAATGGAAGGAGAACGGGAAGATTCCTTGCTTCTCAGTCTGAGATCCTGCAGGTGCTTTTGGAGCCATTGTCAGAAGTGTGTTTCTGCAGAACTTAGTCACTGAACTCAGATCACCGTGAGGATGGGTACCTCCTCCCTGCCTTGTGCTGCTCTGTCTCCTTGCTCAGATGACAGGAGGTTTGCTTCCAAGGCATTTAGAAAGTAAAGGCCAAGCTTAAACCACAATTGTTCTAGACATGATTCCTTCCAGTTGGCCTGAGCTTTCATTGTGTTGGGGAATGGACAGTTCTCTTTTCAGCGTTCTTGAAATAGCAAATGGTCTTAGACCAAGAAAGAAACGGGAATAAAAAGTCGGAAGGCTGTCTGGTGGTCGGTCTGTATTTCAGAACACTGAGAGGCATCATTTGCTGGGTACCCTGTTGAAATTATATGGCATAAGTTCAGGAAACAGAATGAGTGAGTCATTGAAAGCAGAACACATGCTGGTCGGTTCTTAGAGGGCTGAGCCTTtgcctccctttctgtctctaggAGAGAAGCCTTTCCTTTGTGAAGCCCAGGGATGTGGCCGTTCCTTTGCTGAGTATTCCAGCCTCCGGAAACACCTGGTGGTTCACTCAGGTACTAGAACCTGTGCTGTTCATAGACTTCAAACCCCGTAGGAAACAAGGGTGGGAAGGTGGTGTGCAGCATTCTAAGAAACACTTTCCATCATAAGGTAATAAAGCTCAAGACTGAGAGATTAAGGCCCTTAATAATTATATTCAAAAGGTCTTCTCATCAGTTAGATCTACTGTTCTCTTCAGTTACTGAGGGACTTGCTAATGCAGACCTTTCTCTGAGATCTGTGCTGgatatttttatatgttatatttaatATGGATCCTGTGTTGACATTTTCATTCCTCTGGGGGAGGATGTGGGAAGACTGTCAGTAGCAGCAAGGTCTGTAACATTCCTATCTTCCGAGAAGGCCTTGGTCCCGCTTCAGTCACCATTCCGACAGAAACTGCCTGGGCCCATTAGGACTTCATGGTAGCCAGTGGTGTAGAAGAAAAGACCCAGTGACCTGCTTTTTGCTTTGTATTATTAAATTCCCTGCAATCCGTCAGCTTGCTCAGTCTATGCGGATGACTTAATCCCCCCTGATAAAAACAACTTTCAGACTTTCTGAAAACATTCTATAGCAGCCAGACTTTGGAAGCTCAGTGGAAAAATCTAAAGTGATATttgtctcccttctccttccccatcttCCCAAACAGAAATGGCACTGAGGGGTGGAGGCTAGAGGACTGTTGATTTGGATGAAGACAGCAGAGCGCTTCAGTGAGAGTTAGGGATGTGGAGGTGGACAGTCAGTCAGGGATGGGAATTTCATAGTTGAGATTCAGTGCTGGAACCgttttatcttcattttgttgATACAGGTCTTAGGTAGCACAGGATGCTCTTGAACCTCTGAtcatcttgcctccacctccaggtGTTGGGACTGCAAGTGTGGGctttgtacatgccaggcaagtattTGACCACCTGAGCTCTGTCTCCGGCTCCTACGCAGATTTTATATGATGACAAGTTCCAAGTAAACGTGGCAGGCTGGTAGCTTGTGGGCCAGATGTGGACTTCACATGTGTATTCCTTTTGTCTAGAGTGCTTTGTTGTACTTGTATAAAACTATGTCAGATGTATAGTCAGATACACACAAGAATAGAGAAATAGATAGTTTCTTGTGCCTATTTAGAAATAACTTCTTGCTTTTATCTTATATTCAATCCATGTTCTGTTCCATTCAGTTGTCTCCAAAATGACttcagttcatttattttttaattttattttttattttatgttgctagaaattgaaaccaAAGCCTCTTGCATAATAGGCAAGCATTTAACTGTTGAGCTACAGCCTCAACCTCGAAGTTGGTTCTTTTAGAAAAGGATACCCTGGGGTCTAATATTGCTTACTCTTGGCTATGAAATCTTCTTTGAGCCTAAATCTTTTTacactgttgtttgtttggtAGACTTGTTACAGAACCGAGATCTGGGTCCTATAGCAGTACCATCCTCTGGATTCCTCAGCTTCCTTTTACGTCTTTCCCCCAGTGCTGGAgcttgaacctggggcctcacacatgctgggcaggaACTCTGCCACCGAGTTGTTTCCCAGCGCCTGCTTTTTTGTTGTCCAGCTTGTTTACCTGTATTGCTAAAATAGAACTGAGCTCTAAAAGCTTCAAAACTTCAAAATTTGGTGCAAGAATACGTTGTATGTGGTACACAAGGTTTGGTGGACAGAGTTATCACTTCGTTCAGGTGGTGTCAACCAGGTCCTTAAGGTCCTCTCTCAATCTTCCAAATAAGGAACTGGTGCTTTGGTTACTTCTAGTGCAAATTAAATTGGTTTCTTGACTTATTTGGGGGCTGTTTATAGCTAGTATAGAGACATGGaacagaggactggagagatgtcccaGTAGTTAAGAGAGCACTACttactgtccttccagaggacccaggttcagttcttagcaccacATCAGGTGTCTCGCatcctcctgtaactccagttctaggagacctCATACCCTCTGGCCTTGGCAGGCACCTGCATGTAAGTGGTGCATAAACCCACAGGGAAGCACACATATTCTCATATAAATtagtctgaaaaaagaaatacaaatgaatttgtgtttgtttttattttgttttgttttcattttgagacagaatctcactatatagatctggctggtctggaattcactaaaATCTTCCGCTCAAGTTCTGGGTGTGTACGATCACATCCAGctatttggtttttttaaagtaaggctTTGGAAAGCCCTGGTAGTATATTGTGTAGCACTCAGAGGCTGATACAGaaaggattgccatgaatttgaagctagcctgggctatatagtgagttccaagatagctgggcctacagagtgagatgtcTGTAATTTATtacctaaaagaaaataaaagaatagaaatggAGATAGTTCAGGgtggcctagagctcactgttGTAACCCAGGTTGCCCTTCAACATGTTTTTAACCTTTCTGTCTTTAGTCTCCTAAGGAGTATTGGTACACGACTTCAATCTGTGAGACACTTACTTGCCTGCTCTAAATCATTAGCCATTTAAAGTAGTGCTGCAGTAATAAGCTGTGTCTAGGTTATTGCCTGTTGTGACTCCTAGATGACGGACAAAAGCATCTGTGTGGTTTCTAGGTGATGTCAGGTTCTCCACCATGCATGCCGTGGTTTTTTGCATTCTCATCAGCAATGAAAATTGCTGCCTGATGCTTTTACCAGTTGTAAATTGGTTCCCAGTATTTgcaagtttatttaaaaatcctCAGTTctagcttctttaaaaaaaaaaaaaaaacctagcagaACAAGGCTTCCGTCTACACTGGTCAGAACTGAATAGCA includes:
- the Znf410 gene encoding zinc finger protein 410 isoform X5, which codes for MLSDELESKPELLVQFVQNTSIPLGQGLVESEAKDITCLSLLPVTEASECSRLMLPDDTPNHTNSSKEVPSSAVLRSLQVNVGPDGEETRAQTVQKSPEFLSTPESPSLLQDLQPSDSTSFILLNLTRAGLGSSAEHFVFVQDETEDSGNDFLSGESTDSSIPWFLRVQELAHDSLIAATRAQLAKSAKTSGSGENGHLGSGDGQPKASGPLPQVEKRLKCTVEGCDRTFVWPAHFKYHLKTHRNERPFICPAEGCGKSFYVLQRLKVHMRTHNGEKPFMCHESGCGKQFTTAGNLKNHRRIHTGEKPFLCEAQGCGRSFAEYSSLRKHLVVHSGLR
- the Znf410 gene encoding zinc finger protein 410 isoform X2, which gives rise to MLSDELESKPELLVQFVQNTSIPLGQGLVESEAKDITCLSLLPVTEASECSRLMLPDDTPNHTNSSKEVPSSAVLRSLQVNVGPDGEETRAQTVQKSPEFLSTPESPSLLQDLQPSDSTSFILLNLTRAGLGSSAEHFVFVQDETEDSGNDFLSGESTDSSIPWFLRVQELAHDSLIAATRAQLAKSAKTSGSGENGHLGSGDGQPKASGPLPQVEKRLKCTVEGCDRTFVWPAHFKYHLKTHRNERPFICPAEGCGKSFYVLQRLKVHMRTHNGEKPFMCHESGCGKQFTTAGNLKNHRRIHTGEKPFLCEAQGCGRSFAEYSSLRKHLVVHSGEKPHQCQVCGKTFSQSGSRNVHMRKHHLHLGTTGSQDPEQTEVLTEGSSRPLSAVTGVTHHLVTMQSGRQSYEVSVLTAVNPQELLNQGDLTERQT
- the Znf410 gene encoding zinc finger protein 410 isoform X1 — its product is MLSDELESKPELLVQFVQNTSIPLGQGLVESEAKDITCLSLLPVTEASECSRLMLPDDTPNHTNSSKEVPSSAVLRSLQVNVGPDGEETRAQTVQKSPEFLSTPESPSLLQDLQPSDSTSFILLNLTRAGLGSSAEHFVFVQDETEDSGNDFLSGESTDSSIPWFLRVQELAHDSLIAATRAQLAKSAKTSGSGENGHLGSGDGQPKASGPLPQVEKRLKCTVEGCDRTFVWPAHFKYHLKTHRNERPFICPAEGCGKSFYVLQRLKVHMRTHNGEKPFMCHESGCGKQFTTAGNLKNHRRIHTGEKPFLCEAQGCGRSFAEYSSLRKHLVVHSGEKPHQCQVCGKTFSQSGSRNVHMRKHHLHLGTTGSQDPEQTAEPLMGSSLLEEASVPSKNLVSMSSQSSLGGESLNLPNTNSILGVDDEVLTEGSSRPLSAVTGVTHHLVTMQSGRQSYEVSVLTAVNPQELLNQGDLTERQT
- the Znf410 gene encoding zinc finger protein 410 isoform X4 encodes the protein MLSDELESKPELLVQFVQNTSIPLGQGLVESEAKDITCLSLLPVTEASECSRLMLPDDTPNHTNSSKEVPSSAVLRSLQVNVGPDGEETRAQTVQKSPEFLSTPESPSLLQDLQPSDSTSFILLNLTRAGLGSSAEHFVFVQDETEDSGNDFLSGESTDSSIPWFLRVQELAHDSLIAATRAQLAKSAKTSGSGENGHLGSGDGQPKASGPLPQVEKRLKCTVEGCDRTFVWPAHFKYHLKTHRNERPFICPAEGCGKSFYVLQRLKVHMRTHNGEKPFMCHESGCGKQFTTAGNLKNHRRIHTGEKPFLCEAQGCGRSFAEYSSLRKHLVVHSGEKPHQCQVCGKTFSQSGSRNVHMRKHHLHLGTTGSQDPEQTVTKSRRFNRKTDLRMLTSRGAALPDPRVHDGNKIQKAHILPELK
- the Znf410 gene encoding zinc finger protein 410 isoform X3; this translates as MLSDELESKPELLVQFVQNTSIPLGQGLVESEAKDITCLSLLPVTEASECSRLMLPDDTPNHTNSSKEVPSSAVLRSLQVNVGPDGEETRAQTVQKSPEFLSTPESPSLLQDLQPSDSTSFILLNLTRAGLGSSAEHFVFVQDETEDSGNDFLSGESTDSSIPWFLRVQELAHDSLIAATRAQLAKSAKTSGSGENGHLGSGDGQPKASGPLPQVEKRLKCTVEGCDRTFVWPAHFKYHLKTHRNERPFICPAEGCGKSFYVLQRLKVHMRTHNGEKPFMCHESGCGKQFTTAGNLKNHRRIHTGEKPFLCEAQGCGRSFAEYSSLRKHLVVHSGEKPHQCQVCGKTFSQSGSRNVHMRKHHLHLGTTGSQDPEQTAEPLMGSSLLEEASVPSKNLVSMSSQSSLGGESLNLPNTNSILGVDDVMEELNF